One window of the Leptospira koniambonensis genome contains the following:
- a CDS encoding tRNA (cytidine(34)-2'-O)-methyltransferase translates to MALRIALYRPEIPPNTGNIARLCVALGAELHIVGEPAFELSEKAARRAGLDYWDKLKLTLHSSWEAFSKSLDSDSKLYLISTKGKVSYTTPQYGENDVFLFGNETSGLPQEIFQSEIPNGILRIPMEEDCRCLNLSNAVAVIAYEALRQIRRW, encoded by the coding sequence ATGGCTCTCCGGATCGCATTGTATCGACCGGAGATACCTCCCAATACTGGGAATATCGCCCGACTATGCGTCGCCTTAGGAGCAGAGTTGCATATCGTAGGAGAACCTGCCTTCGAGTTGTCTGAAAAAGCAGCAAGAAGAGCAGGATTAGATTATTGGGATAAACTAAAATTGACTCTCCATTCTAGTTGGGAGGCTTTCTCAAAATCTTTAGACTCTGATTCCAAATTATATTTAATATCCACTAAGGGTAAAGTTTCTTATACAACTCCTCAGTACGGGGAGAATGACGTATTTTTGTTCGGAAATGAAACATCAGGATTGCCTCAGGAAATTTTTCAATCTGAGATCCCAAATGGAATTCTTAGAATTCCAATGGAAGAAGATTGCAGATGTTTAAATTTGAGTAACGCAGTCGCGGTAATCGCATACGAGGCATTGCGCCAAATTCGTCGTTGGTGA